Proteins from one Pseudomonas grandcourensis genomic window:
- a CDS encoding polysaccharide lyase family 7 protein, protein MIDLATWNLSVPVGSPPYTVETSKLVDGFKDQYFHSDTGTLFFWSPVTGSRTENAIYPRTELRETYSNGTLKNWYYPEADNLLHATLAVNQVPSSGKIVIGQIHAYQSQKPLVKVEYQYKTSTGTGNIVAKVRMHPDDDTGRVIIVATGVKLDQEFNYLIHLSPGGALGISAAGYQWDTQISTTWRDKPLYFKAGVYVQDNTGYTTEGGKVTFSKLDIDHNQ, encoded by the coding sequence ATGATCGATCTCGCAACATGGAACCTCAGCGTTCCCGTCGGCAGCCCGCCGTACACCGTCGAAACCTCCAAACTGGTGGACGGCTTCAAGGATCAATACTTCCATTCCGACACCGGCACATTGTTTTTCTGGTCGCCCGTGACCGGCTCACGTACCGAAAACGCGATTTATCCGCGCACCGAATTGCGTGAAACCTACAGCAACGGCACGTTGAAAAACTGGTACTACCCGGAGGCCGACAATTTGTTGCATGCCACTCTGGCAGTAAATCAGGTGCCAAGTTCCGGGAAGATCGTCATCGGCCAGATCCATGCCTATCAAAGCCAGAAACCTCTGGTGAAGGTCGAATACCAATACAAAACCAGTACAGGCACCGGCAATATCGTCGCCAAGGTCCGGATGCATCCCGATGACGATACAGGCCGGGTGATCATCGTTGCGACGGGGGTGAAACTCGACCAGGAGTTCAACTACCTCATTCACCTCAGCCCCGGTGGCGCCTTGGGCATCAGCGCGGCAGGTTATCAATGGGATACGCAAATCAGCACAACCTGGCGCGACAAACCGCTGTACTTCAAGGCCGGGGTCTATGTGCAGGACAACACCGGGTACACCACTGAAGGCGGCAAAGTGACGTTCAGCAAGCTGGATATCGATCACAATCAATGA
- the fba gene encoding class II fructose-bisphosphate aldolase (catalyzes the reversible aldol condensation of dihydroxyacetonephosphate and glyceraldehyde 3-phosphate in the Calvin cycle, glycolysis, and/or gluconeogenesis), whose product MALISMRQMLDHAAEFGYGVPAFNVNNLEQMRAIMEAADKTDSPVIVQASAGARKYAGAPFLRHLILAAIEEFPHIPVCMHQDHGTSPDVCQRSIQLGFSSVMMDGSLGEDGKTPTDYDYNVRVTQQTVAMAHACGVSVEGELGCLGSLETGMAGEEDGIGAEGVLDHSQMLTDPEEAADFVKRTQVDALAIAIGTSHGAYKFTKPPTGDVLAIDRIKEIHKRIPNTHLVMHGSSSVPQEWLAIINQYGGDIKETYGVPVEEIVEGIKHGVRKVNIDTDLRLASTGAMRRLMATNPSEFDPRKFFGATVTAMRDVCIARYEAFGTAGNASKIKAISLEGMYQRYLKGELNAKVN is encoded by the coding sequence ATGGCACTTATCAGCATGCGCCAGATGCTGGACCACGCAGCCGAGTTCGGCTACGGCGTTCCAGCCTTCAACGTCAACAACCTTGAGCAGATGCGCGCCATCATGGAAGCCGCTGACAAGACTGACTCCCCGGTGATCGTCCAGGCTTCGGCCGGCGCCCGTAAATACGCTGGCGCGCCATTCCTGCGTCACCTGATCCTGGCTGCGATCGAAGAATTTCCGCACATCCCGGTGTGCATGCACCAGGACCACGGCACCAGCCCTGACGTCTGCCAGCGTTCCATTCAACTGGGCTTCAGCTCGGTCATGATGGACGGTTCCCTGGGCGAAGACGGCAAGACCCCGACCGACTACGACTACAACGTGCGTGTCACCCAGCAGACTGTAGCCATGGCTCACGCCTGCGGCGTTTCGGTAGAAGGCGAACTGGGCTGCCTGGGTTCGCTGGAAACCGGCATGGCCGGTGAAGAAGACGGCATCGGCGCCGAAGGCGTTCTGGATCACAGCCAGATGCTGACCGACCCGGAAGAAGCCGCTGACTTCGTAAAACGCACTCAGGTTGATGCCCTGGCCATCGCCATCGGTACCAGCCACGGCGCCTACAAGTTCACCAAGCCGCCTACCGGCGACGTGCTGGCCATCGACCGTATCAAAGAGATCCACAAGCGCATTCCGAACACCCACCTGGTGATGCACGGTTCGTCTTCGGTTCCGCAAGAGTGGCTGGCGATCATCAACCAGTACGGCGGCGACATCAAGGAAACCTACGGCGTACCGGTTGAAGAAATCGTCGAAGGCATCAAGCACGGCGTGCGCAAGGTCAACATCGACACCGACCTGCGCCTGGCATCCACTGGCGCAATGCGTCGCCTGATGGCCACCAACCCGAGCGAGTTCGACCCGCGTAAATTCTTCGGCGCCACCGTTACCGCCATGCGCGACGTGTGCATCGCCCGCTACGAAGCCTTCGGCACTGCCGGCAACGCTTCGAAGATCAAGGCGATCTCGCTGGAAGGTATGTATCAGCGTTATCTGAAAGGTGAGTTGAACGCCAAGGTCAACTGA
- a CDS encoding MliC family protein, with product MKGFIAVAALALLAGCAQFNQLNPFQSSAPVDNWTIWTCDSQAKVLWRYTDDSRREVDVRLGGADQVYRLKQEPGASGSLYSNDMLAFHIKGEEGLVYWVATNDLIGRGCKAE from the coding sequence ATGAAAGGTTTTATCGCCGTTGCGGCGCTGGCGCTATTGGCCGGTTGTGCTCAGTTCAATCAGTTGAACCCGTTCCAGTCGTCCGCGCCTGTGGATAACTGGACCATCTGGACCTGCGACAGCCAGGCCAAAGTGCTGTGGCGCTACACCGACGACAGCCGCAGGGAAGTCGACGTGCGCCTGGGTGGTGCCGATCAGGTCTACCGCTTGAAGCAGGAACCGGGTGCATCGGGTTCGCTGTACAGCAATGACATGCTGGCGTTTCACATAAAAGGTGAGGAAGGCCTGGTTTACTGGGTCGCCACCAATGATTTGATCGGCCGCGGTTGCAAGGCTGAGTAA
- a CDS encoding phosphoglycerate kinase, which produces MTVLKMSDLDLQGKRVLIREDLNVPVKDGVVTSDARILASLPTIKLALEKGAAVMVCSHLGRPTEGEFSAENSLKPVADYLSKALGREVPLVADYLGGVDVKAGDIVLFENVRFNKGEKKNADELARQYAALCDVFVMDAFGTAHRAEGSTHGVAKFAKIAAAGPLLAAELDALGKALSAPAQPMAAIVAGSKVSTKLDVLNSLSQICNQLIVGGGIANTFLAAAGHPVGKSLYEPDLLDTARAIAAKVSVPLPVDVVVAKEFAESAAATVKLIADVAADDMILDIGPQTAANFAELLKSSKTILWNGPVGVFEFDQFGNGTKVLAQAIADSAAFSIAGGGDTLAAIDKYGVAEQISYISTGGGAFLEFVEGKVLPAVEVLESRAKV; this is translated from the coding sequence ATGACCGTGTTGAAGATGTCCGACCTCGATCTGCAAGGTAAGCGCGTATTGATCCGCGAAGACCTCAACGTCCCAGTCAAGGACGGTGTTGTCACCAGCGATGCGCGTATCCTGGCCTCGCTGCCGACCATCAAGCTGGCCCTGGAAAAAGGCGCGGCCGTGATGGTCTGCTCGCACCTTGGCCGTCCGACCGAAGGCGAGTTTTCGGCCGAGAACAGCCTCAAGCCAGTCGCTGACTACCTGAGCAAGGCCTTGGGCCGCGAAGTGCCACTGGTAGCTGACTACCTGGGCGGCGTCGACGTGAAAGCGGGCGACATCGTGCTGTTCGAAAACGTGCGCTTCAACAAAGGCGAGAAAAAGAACGCCGACGAACTGGCCCGGCAATACGCCGCCCTGTGCGACGTGTTCGTGATGGACGCCTTCGGCACCGCTCACCGTGCCGAGGGCTCGACCCACGGCGTGGCCAAGTTCGCCAAGATCGCTGCTGCCGGCCCGCTGCTGGCCGCTGAACTGGACGCGCTGGGCAAGGCCCTGAGCGCTCCGGCCCAGCCGATGGCGGCCATCGTTGCCGGCTCCAAGGTGTCGACCAAACTCGACGTGCTGAACAGCCTGAGCCAGATCTGCAACCAGTTGATCGTTGGCGGCGGCATTGCCAACACCTTCCTGGCTGCTGCCGGTCACCCGGTCGGCAAGTCGCTGTACGAGCCGGACCTGCTGGACACAGCTCGCGCCATCGCCGCCAAAGTCAGCGTACCGCTGCCAGTGGACGTGGTGGTTGCCAAGGAGTTCGCCGAAAGCGCCGCTGCGACCGTCAAGCTGATCGCTGACGTCGCTGCCGACGACATGATCCTGGACATCGGCCCGCAGACCGCTGCCAACTTCGCCGAGCTGCTCAAATCGTCGAAAACCATCCTGTGGAACGGTCCGGTCGGCGTGTTCGAGTTCGATCAGTTCGGTAATGGCACCAAAGTGCTGGCCCAGGCCATCGCGGACAGCGCGGCGTTCTCCATTGCCGGCGGTGGCGACACCCTGGCGGCCATCGACAAGTATGGCGTGGCCGAGCAGATCTCCTACATTTCTACCGGTGGCGGCGCGTTCCTCGAATTCGTCGAAGGCAAGGTCCTGCCAGCCGTTGAAGTCCTGGAAAGCCGGGCCAAGGTCTGA
- the epd gene encoding erythrose-4-phosphate dehydrogenase encodes MPQPRPYKVALNGYGRIGRCVLRALFERGEKAGFEIVAINDLADMASIEYLTRFDSTHGRFPGEVKVDGDCLHINGDCVKVLRSATPEGIDWASLGVDLVLECSGAYNTREDGQRFLDAGAPRVLFSQPMASETDVDATIVYGVNQDCLTGDELLVSNASCTTNCGVPLLRLLNQAIGLDYVSITTIHSAMNDQPVIDAYHHEDLRRTRSAFQSVIPVSTGLARGIERLLPELAGRIQAKAVRVPTVNVSCLDITMQTATATDATEVNRILREAATSGPLKGLLAYTELPHASCDFNHDPHSAIVDASQTRVSGPRLVNILAWFDNEWGFANRMLDVAEHYLQTATSKKP; translated from the coding sequence ATGCCTCAACCGCGTCCCTACAAAGTTGCACTCAACGGCTACGGCCGGATTGGTCGTTGCGTCTTGCGTGCGTTGTTCGAGCGAGGCGAAAAGGCCGGGTTCGAGATTGTCGCGATCAACGATCTGGCGGACATGGCCAGCATCGAATACCTGACACGCTTCGACTCCACCCATGGCCGGTTCCCCGGCGAAGTGAAGGTCGACGGCGATTGTCTGCATATCAATGGCGACTGCGTGAAGGTCCTGCGCAGTGCCACCCCCGAAGGTATCGATTGGGCGTCCCTGGGCGTCGATCTGGTGCTGGAGTGTTCTGGCGCTTATAACACTCGCGAAGACGGCCAGCGTTTCCTCGACGCCGGCGCCCCGCGTGTGCTGTTTTCCCAGCCGATGGCCAGCGAGACGGACGTCGACGCGACCATCGTCTATGGCGTGAACCAGGATTGCCTGACCGGCGACGAGTTGCTGGTGTCCAACGCGTCCTGCACCACCAACTGCGGCGTGCCGCTGTTGCGCCTGTTGAATCAGGCCATTGGCCTGGACTACGTGTCGATCACCACCATTCACTCGGCGATGAACGATCAGCCGGTCATCGATGCCTATCACCACGAAGACCTGCGCCGTACCCGTTCGGCGTTCCAGTCGGTGATTCCGGTGTCCACCGGTCTGGCGCGTGGTATCGAGCGCCTGCTGCCGGAACTTGCCGGCCGAATTCAGGCCAAAGCCGTGCGGGTGCCGACGGTCAACGTGTCCTGCCTCGATATCACGATGCAGACCGCCACCGCGACCGACGCCACCGAGGTCAACCGGATCCTGCGCGAAGCCGCTACCAGCGGCCCGCTCAAAGGCCTGCTGGCTTATACCGAGTTGCCCCACGCAAGCTGTGATTTCAACCATGACCCACATTCGGCGATCGTCGATGCCAGTCAGACCCGCGTTTCCGGCCCACGGCTGGTGAACATCCTGGCCTGGTTCGACAACGAATGGGGTTTTGCCAACCGAATGCTGGACGTTGCAGAACACTATCTGCAAACAGCAACTTCAAAAAAACCGTAG